The sequence GTAATATTTGGAAGGTGCCAAGCTAGTCCACCCTAAGGGTGTTTTAGGTTGGCACCTTCCTCTTAGCCAGTTCCCCTTTTTCCTATTGCATTTTTAAATTCGAAAGTTTATTCTAAGGCTAGTTATGAATTTCTTAAGAAACATAGGCACTCCAGAAATCATAATAATTACCTTGATTTTGATTATCTTCTTTGGCAGCAAAAGAATGAACGAGATGGCCCGTCAATTAGGAGAGGCAAGCAAAGAGTTAAAAAAGGCAAAAAAGGAAGCTAAAGAAGGAATTGAAGCCGTTAAAGAAGAAGTAAAATTAGAAGACAGCAAGAAAGGGGGTGCTTAGAATGCCATCAAGAGTAGGAACAGCAGAGATTGTCATCATCGCCTTAATAATATTGGTCTTTTTTGGCGGAAAGAAATTGCCAGAGTTTATAAAAGGATTGGGGGAAGCAGTTAAAGAATTCAAAAAAGCCTCAAAAGAGGAATAGAAAAAGTCGTCTAGACCTTAGTATTGATAAAGATTAAAGGCTTCTTTGGTCTGTTATGGCTAATAGAATAATTTAGGAATACCTAATATTTTAACCAACCCCGCCGTAGGCGGGGACCAACTGTGACTAACCCCGCCGTAGGCGGGGACTAACTTCGACAAGCTTTGACCAGCATCTGACAGCCAACAACTGATAACTAACGTCTGACAGCTGACAGCTGATGACTGATGGCTGATAGCTGATAGCTGATAGCTTTTTTACCTTTTACCCCCCAACCATCTTTCACTTCCCCCATCAATTTGATAGACTAAAATTATGGCCAAAGGTTCCGCTATTAACCCCGAATTACAAAAGGTCATAAACAAAAATTTACCCTTCTTAATGGAGATAAGAAGAAGAATTCTTTTTACAGCTTCCGTGTTTTTAGTGTTCTCGTTTTTAGGCTTTTTCTACTACGAAAAAATAATCAAGTCCGTCTTCAATCTGCTAAATCTGCCTGCTGTTAACATTGTCTTTACTTCCCCATTCCAATATATGGAGTTGGCGATAAATTGCGGAGTGGCAGTTGGGCTTGTCATCAGTTTCCCTTTGATAATTTGGCAGCTGCTTTCATTTCTAAAGCCGGCGCTTAAGCCAAAGGAATTTAGAATCATACTTCTTCTTTTGCCTGTTAGTTTAGCCTTATTTGCCGGAGGTTTTGGAGTTGGAATCTGGATGATGAGATATGTGGTCTCTCTTTCCTATCAAAAATCAGTAGAGCTTTCAATTGGAACACTACTTGACATCAGCTCTCTTCTCTCAAAGATTATAGTCACTTCCTCTTTAATGGGGATAGCCTTCCAATTCCCCATTGTTATGACTGCTTTGATGCAGCTTAACATTGTCAAAACCAAAAAATTTGCCAAACAAAGACCGCTCATCTACACTTTGGCAATTATATTTGCTGCTCTAATGCCTCCAACTGACATCTTTTCCCTTCTTCTTCTAACTTTACCTCTTGTAATTCTATTTGAACTTACGCTATTATTAAACAAGTTAGTCAAACCTGAAAAAGGGAGGGGGTGGAAAAAATGAGAGGAATTGGAACAACAGAATTAATTATTATCGCAGTCGTACTCTTGATTCTTTTTG comes from Patescibacteria group bacterium and encodes:
- a CDS encoding twin-arginine translocase subunit TatC; protein product: MAKGSAINPELQKVINKNLPFLMEIRRRILFTASVFLVFSFLGFFYYEKIIKSVFNLLNLPAVNIVFTSPFQYMELAINCGVAVGLVISFPLIIWQLLSFLKPALKPKEFRIILLLLPVSLALFAGGFGVGIWMMRYVVSLSYQKSVELSIGTLLDISSLLSKIIVTSSLMGIAFQFPIVMTALMQLNIVKTKKFAKQRPLIYTLAIIFAALMPPTDIFSLLLLTLPLVILFELTLLLNKLVKPEKGRGWKK